In one window of Skermanella rosea DNA:
- the cysT gene encoding sulfate ABC transporter permease subunit CysT: MTGLVAGNLQDSFRKPSILPGFGITLGFTVAYLSLVVLIPLAGLALKASGLGFGGLWAVLMEPRVIAAFRVTFLTALVAALINTVFGLLVAWVLVRYQFPGRRVIDALVDLPFALPTAVAGIALTALYAGNGWIGQFLPFRVAFTPLGIVVALTFIGLPFVVRTVQPVLQDAEPEVEEAAASLGANRWQIFSRVVFPAIMPALLTGFTLAFARGVGEYGSVIFIAGNLPGVSEIVPLLIIIKLEQFDYAGATAIATAMLVASFFLLLAINLLQHWTRARHAG; encoded by the coding sequence ATGACCGGTCTCGTCGCAGGAAACCTCCAGGATAGCTTCCGCAAGCCGAGCATCCTTCCCGGATTCGGGATCACGCTCGGCTTCACGGTCGCGTATCTCAGCCTGGTCGTGCTGATCCCGCTGGCCGGTCTGGCCCTCAAGGCCTCCGGTCTGGGCTTCGGCGGGCTTTGGGCGGTGCTGATGGAACCCCGCGTGATAGCCGCTTTCCGGGTCACGTTCCTGACCGCCCTGGTGGCGGCGCTGATCAACACGGTGTTCGGCCTGCTGGTGGCCTGGGTGCTGGTCCGCTACCAGTTCCCCGGCCGCAGGGTGATCGACGCGCTGGTCGACCTGCCGTTCGCCCTGCCCACGGCGGTGGCCGGCATCGCGCTGACGGCGCTCTATGCCGGCAACGGCTGGATCGGCCAGTTCCTGCCGTTCCGCGTCGCCTTCACGCCGCTGGGGATCGTCGTGGCGCTGACTTTCATCGGCCTGCCGTTCGTCGTCCGCACGGTCCAGCCCGTGCTCCAGGACGCCGAGCCGGAGGTCGAGGAGGCGGCGGCCAGCCTAGGCGCCAACCGTTGGCAGATATTCAGCCGGGTCGTCTTCCCCGCGATCATGCCGGCCCTGCTGACCGGCTTCACGCTGGCCTTCGCCCGCGGCGTGGGGGAGTACGGATCGGTCATCTTCATCGCCGGCAACCTGCCCGGCGTGTCGGAGATCGTGCCCCTGCTGATCATCATCAAGCTCGAGCAGTTCGATTATGCCGGGGCGACCGCCATCGCGACCGCGATGCTGGTGGCGTCGTTCTTCCTGCTGCTCGCGATCAACCTGCTCCAGCATTGGACGAGGGCGCGCCATGCCGGCTGA
- a CDS encoding OmpA family protein: MGRYVPTAVRRMALGCALGAATIPWLAEVPAVAQEAVSPAAPPGIPARKPAVPDADPGVMAKPGPVPSPDSDRPLPVPPAPGLGGTPQVAPAGRAAPPPPGLEVGVPPDIAGAPIPPPPSELPQAEAPAGVQFDTPVPPAAPGEPRRITSMPDLPEARGGSAAPRPAPEVAATPPAPPGPPAEVPDGTEFRVVYPDTAANALSARDTALLDGVAARLRRDEVARLQVTAYASGTPETEREARRLSLDRALAVRSYLIGQGVRSTRIDVRALGTQAPDGPADRVDLLLVN, encoded by the coding sequence ATGGGTCGCTACGTTCCGACTGCCGTCCGCCGCATGGCGCTCGGTTGCGCGCTCGGCGCCGCGACGATTCCGTGGCTGGCGGAGGTTCCCGCCGTGGCGCAGGAGGCGGTATCCCCCGCGGCACCCCCGGGCATCCCGGCGCGCAAGCCGGCGGTTCCGGACGCCGACCCGGGCGTGATGGCGAAGCCCGGACCCGTGCCGTCCCCCGACTCCGACCGGCCGCTGCCGGTCCCGCCGGCCCCCGGCCTGGGCGGAACCCCCCAGGTCGCTCCGGCCGGACGCGCAGCACCGCCGCCCCCTGGCCTGGAGGTCGGCGTTCCGCCGGACATCGCCGGCGCCCCCATTCCCCCACCCCCATCCGAACTACCGCAGGCCGAGGCGCCTGCGGGCGTCCAGTTCGACACGCCGGTGCCGCCCGCCGCTCCCGGCGAACCCCGCCGCATCACCTCCATGCCCGACCTTCCGGAAGCCCGCGGCGGATCCGCGGCGCCCCGTCCGGCGCCCGAGGTGGCGGCGACACCTCCCGCACCTCCCGGTCCGCCCGCCGAAGTGCCGGACGGGACCGAGTTCCGCGTCGTCTATCCCGACACCGCGGCGAACGCCCTGTCCGCCCGAGACACCGCGCTGCTGGACGGCGTGGCCGCGCGGCTACGCCGGGACGAGGTGGCCCGCCTCCAGGTAACCGCCTATGCCAGCGGCACGCCCGAGACCGAACGGGAGGCCCGGCGCCTGTCGCTCGACCGCGCGCTGGCGGTCCGCTCATACCTGATCGGCCAGGGCGTTCGCAGCACCCGCATCGACGTCCGCGCGCTGGGGACGCAAGCGCCGGACGGCCCCGCCGACCGCGTCGACCTGCTTCTGGTGAACTAG
- a CDS encoding sulfate/molybdate ABC transporter ATP-binding protein, whose translation MGIEIRGIAKHFGSFAALDGVDLTVHDGELLALLGPSGSGKTTLLRIIAGLEFADAGEIRLNGEDAQGRAPRDREVGFVFQHYALFRHMSVFENVAFGLRVRPRAERQSNAAIAARVTELLRMVQLDWLADRYPSQLSGGQRQRVALARALAIEPKVLLLDEPFGALDAKVRKELRRWLRRLHEEMHITSVFVTHDQEEALELADRVVVMNHGRIEQIGSPAQVYDEPASAFVCDFLGQVNRFDCEIENGLARTTQGAELRMPGLNGTHGAATCFVRPHEIDLVPIGREGPEAAQVRLIHQVGPNARVELDYAGHVLEVEVGRERLPALSLSVGAWCAVRINNARVFPR comes from the coding sequence ATGGGTATCGAGATCAGGGGCATCGCCAAGCATTTCGGCAGTTTCGCCGCCCTGGACGGGGTCGATCTGACCGTCCACGACGGCGAGCTGCTGGCCCTCCTGGGGCCGTCCGGGTCGGGCAAGACGACCCTGCTGCGGATCATCGCCGGGCTGGAGTTCGCCGATGCCGGCGAGATCCGGCTGAACGGCGAGGACGCCCAGGGCCGTGCGCCGCGCGACCGCGAGGTCGGCTTCGTGTTCCAGCATTACGCGCTGTTCCGGCACATGAGCGTGTTCGAGAACGTCGCCTTCGGCCTGCGGGTCCGGCCCCGAGCCGAACGGCAGAGCAACGCCGCCATCGCGGCGCGGGTCACCGAATTGCTGCGGATGGTCCAGCTCGACTGGCTGGCCGACCGCTACCCCAGCCAGCTTTCCGGCGGCCAGCGCCAGCGGGTCGCCCTGGCGCGGGCGCTTGCGATCGAGCCCAAGGTCCTGCTGCTGGACGAGCCGTTCGGCGCGCTCGACGCCAAGGTCCGCAAGGAACTGCGGCGCTGGCTGCGGCGCCTCCACGAGGAGATGCATATCACCAGCGTCTTCGTCACCCACGACCAGGAGGAGGCGCTGGAACTGGCCGACCGGGTGGTCGTGATGAACCACGGCCGGATCGAGCAGATCGGCTCGCCCGCCCAGGTCTATGACGAGCCGGCCTCCGCCTTCGTCTGCGACTTCCTGGGGCAGGTCAACCGCTTCGACTGCGAGATCGAGAACGGCCTCGCGCGGACCACCCAGGGTGCGGAACTGAGGATGCCCGGGCTGAACGGCACCCACGGCGCCGCGACCTGCTTCGTCCGGCCCCACGAGATCGACCTCGTGCCGATCGGCCGCGAAGGCCCGGAAGCGGCCCAGGTCCGCCTGATCCACCAGGTCGGCCCGAACGCCCGCGTCGAACTGGACTATGCCGGCCACGTGCTGGAGGTGGAAGTCGGCCGCGAGCGCCTGCCTGCACTGAGCCTCAGCGTCGGCGCCTGGTGCGCCGTGCGGATCAACAACGCGCGGGTTTTCCCGCGATAG
- a CDS encoding peptidoglycan -binding protein has translation MAAIGRGRRSAERSVNIWPGWVDALSSLVMVVIFVLMVFIVAQFYLSNTLSSRDQALTRLNRQLSELSDLLSMEREANADLRVNIAQLSAELQSSTATRESLSASLAEAQARQDELSAQVSALSRRGEQASGEITQVSRDLEDAYKVIEADRQKIEASLREIASLQADIQALRDVRERLEGEVAALTTLSRNTEAERARTAAALEQTEAARAQATEELRLTREQREALMTELSAVRDRSQQLEAQLSSEQERTVLAQREIEQRETRIEELVIALDQTQAALTGEQKLTEEGRAEVAVLNQQIAALRDQLARLTASLDLAESQNQEQQAQISDLGRRLNLALASKVEELARYRSEFFGRLREVLGNRQDIRIVGDRFVFQSEVLFPSGSATLEEGGKGQLAQLAATLLDIANRIPPGVNWILRVDGHTDPRPISTPQFPSNWELSTARAISVVKFLVEQGVPSDRLVAAGFGEYQPLDPGRNEDAFARNRRIEMKLDQR, from the coding sequence ATGGCAGCCATCGGTCGCGGACGGCGCAGCGCCGAGCGTTCGGTCAATATCTGGCCGGGCTGGGTCGATGCCTTGTCCTCCCTGGTCATGGTCGTGATTTTCGTGCTGATGGTCTTCATCGTGGCACAGTTCTACCTGTCCAACACGCTGTCGAGCCGCGACCAGGCGCTGACCCGGCTGAACCGCCAGCTGTCCGAGCTGAGCGACCTCTTGTCGATGGAGCGGGAGGCCAACGCCGACCTGCGGGTGAACATCGCCCAGCTCTCGGCCGAACTGCAGAGCTCGACCGCGACCCGGGAGAGCCTGAGCGCCAGCCTCGCCGAGGCCCAGGCCCGTCAGGACGAGCTGAGCGCCCAGGTCTCCGCCCTGTCGCGCCGGGGCGAGCAGGCCAGCGGCGAGATCACCCAGGTCAGCCGCGACCTGGAGGACGCCTACAAGGTGATCGAGGCCGACCGCCAGAAGATCGAGGCGTCGCTCCGCGAGATCGCCAGCCTGCAGGCCGACATCCAGGCCCTGCGCGACGTGCGCGAACGGCTGGAGGGCGAGGTCGCGGCTCTCACCACCCTATCGCGGAACACCGAGGCCGAGCGCGCCCGGACCGCCGCGGCGCTGGAGCAGACGGAAGCCGCCCGCGCCCAGGCGACCGAGGAGCTTCGCCTGACCCGAGAGCAGCGCGAGGCGCTGATGACCGAGTTGTCCGCCGTCCGCGACCGGTCGCAGCAGCTCGAAGCCCAGCTCAGCAGCGAGCAGGAACGCACGGTGCTGGCCCAGCGCGAGATCGAGCAGCGGGAGACCCGGATCGAGGAACTGGTCATCGCCCTGGACCAGACCCAGGCGGCCCTGACGGGCGAGCAGAAGCTGACCGAGGAGGGCCGCGCGGAAGTGGCCGTTCTCAACCAGCAGATCGCGGCGCTGCGCGACCAGCTCGCCCGCCTGACCGCCTCGCTCGATCTGGCGGAATCCCAGAACCAGGAGCAGCAGGCCCAGATCTCCGACCTGGGCCGCCGGCTGAACCTGGCGCTCGCCAGCAAGGTGGAGGAGCTGGCCCGCTACCGGTCGGAGTTCTTCGGGCGCCTGCGCGAGGTGCTGGGCAACCGGCAGGACATCCGTATCGTCGGGGACCGCTTCGTCTTCCAGTCCGAAGTGCTGTTTCCCAGCGGCTCCGCGACGCTGGAGGAAGGCGGCAAGGGCCAGCTCGCCCAATTGGCCGCGACCCTGCTGGACATCGCTAACCGTATTCCGCCCGGCGTCAACTGGATCCTCCGGGTGGACGGGCATACGGACCCGCGGCCGATCAGCACGCCGCAGTTCCCGTCGAATTGGGAGCTGTCCACGGCGCGCGCGATCTCGGTCGTCAAGTTCCTGGTGGAACAGGGCGTTCCGTCCGACCGGCTGGTGGCGGCCGGCTTCGGCGAGTACCAGCCGCTGGACCCGGGACGGAACGAGGACGCCTTCGCCCGCAACCGGCGCATCGAGATGAAGCTGGACCAGCGCTGA
- a CDS encoding Fic family protein: MTGLIETPGRMEPCLPDDLPLPVTDLVASLSARASVLGNRLHARTRADLAGLVRIMNCYYSNLIEGHDTHPRDIERALAGSFAEEKVRRNLQAEAAAHVRVQCEVDAGYAAGDMPEPASEEFIRWLHREFYRDAPPEMLRIGNADQSVSFDMAPGEYRSRPMHDVSVGRHVPPSSERVTAFMAHFSSRYRFRHLGQGSRIVAMAASHHRFNYIYPFPDGNGRVSRLMSHAMAHAAGIGAGGLWSISRGLARGLARGLARGLARGLESRGEYKLQMDAADMPRQGSLDGRGNLSLRALLGFIEWFLRVSLDQVEFMAALFDLDGLGTRLRDYVAARAGLRVEAARILDEVLLRGEMARGDAARVSGLKERTARDLLGALVKDGILGSDTPKGPVSLRFPVHSVEILFPRLFPAA, from the coding sequence ATGACCGGCTTGATCGAGACGCCGGGCAGGATGGAGCCCTGCCTTCCCGACGACCTGCCCTTGCCGGTCACCGACCTTGTCGCGAGCTTGTCAGCAAGGGCGAGCGTCCTCGGCAACCGGCTTCACGCCCGCACCCGGGCCGACCTTGCCGGACTCGTGCGGATCATGAATTGCTACTACAGCAACCTCATCGAGGGTCACGATACCCACCCGCGCGATATCGAACGTGCCTTGGCCGGCAGTTTCGCGGAGGAGAAGGTGCGGCGTAACCTTCAGGCCGAAGCCGCCGCCCATGTCCGTGTCCAGTGCGAGGTGGATGCCGGATATGCGGCGGGTGATATGCCGGAACCAGCTTCGGAGGAGTTCATCCGCTGGCTGCACAGGGAATTCTACCGGGACGCGCCGCCGGAGATGCTGCGCATCGGGAACGCCGACCAGTCCGTGTCCTTCGACATGGCGCCTGGAGAATACCGGTCGCGTCCGATGCATGACGTATCCGTCGGACGCCATGTGCCGCCTTCCAGCGAGCGGGTGACGGCGTTCATGGCGCATTTCTCCAGCCGGTACAGGTTCCGGCATCTCGGCCAAGGCTCGCGCATCGTCGCCATGGCCGCATCCCATCACCGGTTCAACTACATCTATCCTTTTCCAGACGGCAATGGCCGTGTCAGCCGCCTGATGAGCCACGCCATGGCCCATGCCGCGGGAATCGGCGCCGGTGGCCTGTGGTCGATTTCCCGCGGGCTGGCCCGGGGGCTGGCCCGGGGGCTGGCCCGGGGGCTGGCCCGGGGGCTGGAAAGCCGGGGTGAGTACAAGCTTCAGATGGACGCGGCGGACATGCCCAGGCAAGGCTCATTGGACGGACGGGGCAACCTGTCCCTGAGGGCGCTGCTCGGCTTTATCGAATGGTTCCTTCGGGTCAGTCTTGATCAGGTCGAGTTCATGGCCGCCCTGTTCGACCTCGACGGCCTCGGCACCCGCCTTCGGGATTATGTCGCGGCGCGGGCGGGCCTGAGGGTCGAGGCGGCGCGCATCCTGGACGAGGTCCTTCTGCGCGGTGAAATGGCAAGGGGCGACGCCGCGCGCGTGTCCGGACTGAAGGAACGGACGGCGCGCGACCTGCTGGGTGCCCTCGTCAAGGATGGAATATTGGGGTCGGATACTCCCAAGGGGCCGGTCTCGCTCCGGTTCCCGGTTCACTCCGTCGAGATCCTGTTCCCCCGCCTGTTTCCGGCGGCGTGA
- the efp gene encoding elongation factor P, producing MKVNANQMRPGHVLEHNGKLMVVLKTAIVQPGKGGAFIQLEMKDVRTGNKMVERFRTQETVERARLDEHEMQFLFAEGDNFTFMDKENFEQIVIPRDIIGDPAVFLQEGMSVTVQTHEGSPLGVELPATVTLEVVEADPVVKGQTASSSYKPAKMDNGERVLVPPHIEAGTRIVVNTSDGTYLERAKD from the coding sequence ATGAAGGTCAACGCCAACCAGATGCGTCCGGGCCACGTCCTGGAGCACAATGGCAAGCTGATGGTGGTCCTGAAGACCGCCATCGTGCAGCCCGGCAAGGGCGGCGCGTTCATCCAGCTCGAAATGAAGGATGTCCGCACCGGCAACAAGATGGTCGAGCGGTTCCGCACCCAGGAGACGGTCGAGCGCGCCCGGCTGGACGAGCACGAGATGCAGTTCCTGTTCGCCGAGGGTGACAACTTCACCTTCATGGACAAGGAGAACTTCGAGCAGATCGTGATCCCGCGGGACATCATCGGCGACCCGGCCGTGTTCCTGCAGGAAGGCATGTCGGTCACCGTGCAGACCCACGAGGGTTCGCCGCTCGGCGTCGAGCTGCCCGCCACCGTCACGCTGGAAGTGGTCGAGGCCGACCCCGTCGTGAAGGGCCAGACCGCCTCCTCCTCCTACAAGCCCGCCAAGATGGACAACGGCGAACGGGTCCTCGTCCCGCCGCACATCGAAGCCGGAACCCGCATCGTCGTGAACACCAGCGACGGCACCTACCTGGAACGTGCGAAGGACTGA
- a CDS encoding flagellar motor protein MotA: MSRPQRYITRMVLFVAAVLAIVLLLFPALERSFMANPALNGLIIAVLLLGIGYIFRQVLMLKPEVAWLESFQTNRPESDAVPEPVLLAPMARMLGERRGRLSLSALSMRSLLDGIDARLDETREISRYLIGLLIFLGLLGTFWGLLGTVSAVGGVISSLSVEGGDMGMMFGNLQQGLQAPLSGMGTAFSSSLFGLAGSLVLGFLELQASQAQNRFYTDLEDWLSGATRLSSGAGFGESEQSVPAYLQALLEQTAENMENLQRTVAQAEDGRRSANQNLLALTEKLSTLTDQMRTEQTLMLRLAENQMEMKPILGRLADALGNQQLGMDEATRQHIRNMDVYTARLLEEVATGRVQSVQEIRSEIKLLARTIAALAEDGER; encoded by the coding sequence ATGTCGCGGCCGCAGCGCTACATCACCCGTATGGTCCTGTTCGTCGCCGCGGTGCTCGCCATCGTGCTCCTGCTCTTCCCGGCGCTGGAACGGTCCTTCATGGCCAATCCCGCGCTGAACGGGCTGATCATCGCCGTGCTGCTGCTGGGCATCGGCTACATCTTCCGGCAGGTGCTGATGCTGAAGCCGGAGGTGGCGTGGCTGGAGAGCTTCCAGACCAACCGCCCGGAGTCCGACGCTGTGCCGGAGCCGGTGCTGCTCGCCCCCATGGCCCGCATGCTGGGCGAACGCCGGGGACGGCTGAGCCTGTCGGCGCTGTCCATGCGCTCGCTGCTGGACGGCATCGACGCCCGTCTTGACGAGACCCGCGAAATCTCCCGCTACCTGATCGGGCTGCTGATCTTCCTGGGACTGCTCGGCACCTTCTGGGGGCTGCTGGGCACCGTGAGCGCGGTCGGCGGCGTGATCTCCAGCCTGTCGGTCGAGGGCGGCGACATGGGCATGATGTTCGGCAACCTGCAGCAGGGGCTGCAGGCGCCTCTGTCGGGCATGGGCACGGCCTTCAGCTCCTCGCTGTTCGGCCTCGCCGGGTCGCTGGTCCTGGGCTTCCTGGAGTTGCAGGCGAGCCAGGCGCAGAACCGCTTCTACACCGACCTGGAGGACTGGCTGTCCGGCGCCACCCGGCTGTCGAGCGGTGCCGGCTTCGGCGAGAGCGAGCAGTCGGTGCCGGCCTACCTGCAGGCCCTTCTGGAGCAGACCGCCGAGAACATGGAGAACCTGCAACGCACCGTCGCCCAGGCGGAGGACGGCCGGCGCTCGGCCAACCAGAACCTGCTGGCCCTGACCGAGAAGCTGAGCACCCTGACCGACCAGATGCGGACCGAGCAGACGCTGATGCTCCGGCTGGCCGAGAACCAGATGGAGATGAAGCCGATCCTGGGCCGGCTGGCCGACGCGCTGGGCAACCAGCAGCTCGGCATGGACGAGGCGACCCGCCAGCACATCCGCAACATGGACGTCTACACCGCGCGCCTGCTGGAGGAGGTCGCCACCGGCCGGGTCCAGTCGGTGCAGGAGATCCGCAGCGAGATCAAGCTTCTGGCGCGCACCATCGCGGCCCTGGCGGAAGACGGCGAGCGATGA
- a CDS encoding inositol monophosphatase family protein, which yields MASRSAIINVMARAAEKAARGLVRDFGEVEHLQVSRKGPADFVSTADTKAEQTLRAELQKARPDFGFLMEETGESAGKDASQRWIVDPLDGTTNFLHGLPFWAISIALEREGEIVAGVIYEPLRDELFWAEKGAGAWNNHARLRVSGRRKLDESVIATGLPFKGRGNHPEHVAQLQAMMAETAGIRRFGSAALDLAYVAAGRFDGYWESNVQPWDVAAGILMVTEAGGFVTEIGGGRNPQRGDSVLAANSHLHLMIAKVLRGATATRKPQAEG from the coding sequence ATGGCAAGCCGCTCGGCAATCATCAACGTCATGGCTCGCGCCGCCGAAAAGGCGGCGCGCGGGCTGGTCCGCGATTTCGGCGAGGTCGAACACCTGCAGGTCTCCCGCAAGGGGCCGGCCGACTTCGTCTCGACCGCCGATACGAAGGCGGAGCAGACGCTCAGGGCCGAACTCCAGAAGGCGCGGCCGGACTTCGGCTTCCTGATGGAGGAGACGGGCGAGAGCGCGGGCAAGGACGCCAGCCAGCGCTGGATCGTCGATCCGCTGGACGGCACCACCAACTTCCTGCACGGGCTGCCGTTCTGGGCCATCTCGATCGCGCTGGAGCGCGAGGGGGAGATCGTCGCCGGCGTCATCTACGAACCGCTCCGCGACGAGCTGTTCTGGGCCGAGAAGGGGGCCGGCGCCTGGAACAACCACGCGCGCCTGCGCGTCTCCGGCCGGCGCAAGCTGGACGAGTCGGTGATCGCCACCGGCCTGCCCTTCAAGGGCCGCGGCAACCATCCGGAACACGTGGCGCAACTCCAGGCCATGATGGCGGAGACCGCCGGCATCCGGCGCTTCGGCTCGGCGGCGCTCGACCTGGCCTATGTCGCGGCCGGACGGTTCGACGGCTACTGGGAAAGCAACGTGCAGCCATGGGACGTGGCGGCCGGCATCCTGATGGTGACCGAGGCCGGCGGCTTCGTCACCGAGATCGGCGGCGGGCGCAATCCGCAGCGCGGCGACAGCGTCCTGGCGGCCAATTCGCACCTGCACCTTATGATCGCCAAGGTGCTTCGCGGTGCCACGGCAACCCGGAAGCCACAGGCCGAGGGCTGA
- a CDS encoding sulfate ABC transporter substrate-binding protein has protein sequence MVFRNFARGAATLMLAAGVTLGAVGFGAAPAFAASTLLNVSYDPTRELYVEFNKLFAERWAAENNGEKISIRQSHGGSGKQARSVIDGLEADVVTLALAYDIDAIAETGLIAKDWQGRLPDNSAPYTSTIVFLVRKGNPKQVRDWDDLVKPGVQVITPNPKTSGGARWNYLAAWGFALEKYGNDEAKAQEFVQALFKNVPVLDTGARASTITFVQRQIGDVLLAWENEAYLAVKELGPDQFDIVTPSLSILAEPSVAVVDKVVDRRETRRAAEAYLKLLYSPEGQELAARHFYRPRLAEVAARHADQFAHVKLFTIDQKFGGWTQAQDRHFSDGGIFDKVSTAAGK, from the coding sequence ATGGTGTTCCGGAATTTCGCGCGCGGCGCCGCCACCCTCATGTTGGCGGCCGGTGTCACCCTGGGTGCGGTCGGGTTCGGAGCGGCGCCGGCGTTCGCCGCCTCGACCCTCCTCAACGTGTCCTACGACCCGACCCGGGAACTCTATGTCGAGTTCAACAAGCTGTTCGCCGAGCGCTGGGCGGCTGAAAACAACGGGGAAAAGATCTCCATCCGGCAGTCCCACGGCGGCTCCGGCAAACAGGCCCGGTCCGTCATCGACGGGCTCGAGGCCGACGTCGTCACCCTGGCACTGGCCTACGACATCGACGCCATCGCCGAGACAGGCCTGATCGCGAAGGACTGGCAGGGCCGGCTGCCGGACAACAGCGCACCCTACACGTCCACCATCGTGTTCCTGGTGCGCAAGGGCAATCCCAAGCAGGTCCGGGACTGGGATGACCTGGTCAAGCCGGGCGTGCAGGTCATCACGCCCAATCCCAAGACGTCCGGCGGCGCCCGCTGGAACTATCTGGCCGCCTGGGGCTTCGCGCTGGAGAAGTACGGCAACGACGAGGCCAAGGCGCAGGAGTTCGTCCAGGCGCTGTTCAAGAACGTTCCCGTGCTTGACACCGGCGCCCGCGCCTCGACCATCACCTTCGTCCAGCGCCAGATCGGCGACGTGCTGCTGGCCTGGGAGAACGAGGCCTATCTGGCGGTCAAGGAACTGGGACCGGACCAGTTCGACATCGTCACCCCCTCGCTCAGCATCCTGGCCGAGCCGTCGGTCGCCGTCGTGGACAAGGTCGTCGACCGCCGGGAAACCCGCCGGGCGGCCGAAGCCTACCTGAAGCTGCTCTATTCGCCCGAGGGGCAGGAGCTTGCCGCCAGGCACTTCTACCGGCCCCGCCTGGCCGAGGTGGCGGCCCGCCACGCCGACCAGTTCGCCCACGTCAAGCTGTTCACCATCGACCAGAAGTTCGGCGGCTGGACCCAGGCCCAGGACAGGCATTTTTCCGATGGGGGCATCTTCGACAAGGTCTCCACGGCCGCGGGCAAGTGA
- the cysW gene encoding sulfate ABC transporter permease subunit CysW has translation MPAEIVIATTPPAGTPPVTGQRSIPRPALGESPLVKAVLIGIALLFLLLFLVIPLVAVFFEALRQGFGAYLEALVEPDAVLAMKLTLLAAGIAVPLNLVFGIAASWCIAKFEFRGKSLLITLIDLPFSVSPVISGMVFVLLFGAQGLLGPWLREHDVQIIFALPGIVLATIFVTFPFVARELIPLMQEQGVDEEEAARVLGASGWQTFTRVTLPNIRWGVLYGVLLCNARAMGEFGAVSVVSGHIRGETNTMPLHVEILYNEYNFVAAFAVASLLALLALVTLVVKSLLEWRHAGQIAATRR, from the coding sequence ATGCCGGCTGAAATCGTCATCGCCACCACGCCGCCCGCCGGCACACCGCCCGTGACCGGGCAACGCAGCATCCCGCGCCCGGCGCTGGGCGAGTCGCCGCTGGTCAAGGCCGTGCTCATCGGCATCGCCCTGCTTTTCCTGCTGCTGTTCCTGGTGATCCCGCTGGTCGCCGTGTTCTTCGAGGCGCTTCGCCAGGGGTTCGGCGCCTATCTCGAAGCCCTGGTGGAGCCGGACGCGGTCTTGGCGATGAAGCTGACGCTCCTGGCGGCCGGCATCGCCGTGCCGCTCAACCTGGTGTTCGGCATCGCGGCGTCCTGGTGCATCGCCAAGTTCGAGTTCCGCGGCAAGAGCCTGCTGATCACCCTGATCGACCTGCCGTTCTCGGTGTCGCCCGTGATTTCCGGCATGGTGTTCGTGCTGCTGTTCGGAGCCCAGGGGCTGCTGGGGCCGTGGCTGCGCGAGCACGACGTCCAGATCATCTTCGCCCTGCCGGGTATCGTGCTGGCCACCATCTTCGTGACCTTCCCCTTCGTCGCCCGGGAGCTGATCCCGCTGATGCAGGAGCAGGGCGTGGACGAGGAGGAGGCCGCCCGGGTGCTGGGCGCCAGTGGCTGGCAGACCTTCACGCGGGTGACGCTGCCCAACATCCGTTGGGGCGTGCTCTACGGCGTGCTTCTGTGCAACGCCCGCGCCATGGGCGAGTTCGGCGCCGTCTCCGTCGTGTCCGGCCACATTCGGGGGGAGACCAACACGATGCCGCTGCATGTCGAAATTCTTTACAACGAATACAACTTCGTAGCCGCCTTCGCGGTGGCGTCGCTTCTGGCCCTGCTGGCCCTGGTCACCCTGGTGGTGAAGAGCCTGCTGGAATGGCGCCATGCCGGCCAGATCGCGGCGACACGCCGTTGA